In the Telopea speciosissima isolate NSW1024214 ecotype Mountain lineage chromosome 2, Tspe_v1, whole genome shotgun sequence genome, one interval contains:
- the LOC122650354 gene encoding L10-interacting MYB domain-containing protein-like isoform X1, with amino-acid sequence MDNGKGIEVGMKGDAKGPKESYCWSDERIKLLIDIAIDYSRKGYKLNTSFTKDGWAHLLREYNQKCEKQIAMQQLKNRWNILKAMWVAWVSLKNSGWTWNTALGTVDPPSKEHWDAYVKKHIHGKHFRHGPLRNEQELRELFYSIAADGEGAICTYEDHPLLPSPKGVTASNSAALNMDADDSSNDDVLPVEVLNMKKKTKQKSKRSIGSSSKRSKSDDYDDVGDTLKRILALEEQRRAKMIGGKKDTTLKEAVEILNSLEGIELGSNNHVLALEVLEDPTKREMFITMHESARIPWLLRAIQRKAREDLGSPI; translated from the exons ATGGATAATGGAAAGGGGATTGAAGTGGGTATGAAGGGTGATGCGAAGGGTCCGAAAGAATCATATTGCTGGTCTGATGAGAGGATAAAGTTACTAATCGATATTGCTATAGATTATTCACGCAAAGGGTACAAGCTGAATACTTCTTTCACGAAGGATGGTTGGGCCCACTTATTGAGAGAGTACAACCAAAAATGTGAGAAGCAAATAGCCATGCAACAACTTAAGAATAGATGGAATATTTTGAAAGCTATGTGGGTTGCATGGGTGTCTTTGAAAAATAGTGGTTGGACGTGGAACACGGCTTTGGGGACTGTTGATCCACCTAGTAAAGAACATTGGGATGCTTATGTAAAG AAACATATTCATGGGAAGCATTTCAGGCATGGCCCATTGCGTAATGAACAAGAACTACGGGAGTTGTTCTACTCTATTGCTGCTGATGGTGAAGGTGCAATTTGCACCTATGAAGATCACCCACTACTACCCTCACCAAAAGGGGTAACAGCTTCCAACAGTGCAGCGTTAAACATGGATGCTGATGACTCAAGTAATGATGATGTCTTGCCAGTTGAGGTGTtaaatatgaagaagaaaacGAAGCAGAAGAGCAAGAGAtctatagggtcatcatccaaGAGGTCAAAGAgtgatgattatgatgatgtGGGTGACACACTTAAGAGAATACTTGCTCTAGAAGAGCAAAGAAGAGCAAAGATGATTGGAGGAAAGAAAGATACCACACTTAAGGAGGCAGTTGAGATTCTTAACTCTTTGGAAGGGATTGAACTTGGTAGTAACAATCATGTGCTGGCTTTGGAGGTGCTAGAGGACCCAACCAAAAGAGAGATGTTTATTACGATGCATGAATCAGCTCGAATACCATGGCTCCTTAGAGCAATTCAGAGGAAAGCAAGAGAGGACCTTGGATCTCCTATTTGA
- the LOC122650152 gene encoding 60S ribosomal protein L32-1, producing MAVPLLTKKIVKKRVKKFKRPQSDRKISVKPSWRRPKGIDSRVRRKFKGCVLMPNIGYGSDKKTRHYLPNGFKKFLVHNVTELELLMMHNRTYCAEIAHNVSTKKRKEIVERAAQLDVVVTNKLARLRSQEDE from the exons ATGGCTGTCCCTCTGTTGACGAAGAAGATCGTGAAGAAACGTGTGAAGAAGTTTAAGAGGCCGCAGAGCGACCGCAAGATCTCTGTCAAG CCTAGCTGGCGTAGGCCCAAGGGTATTGATTCTCGTGTCAGGAGAAAGTTCAAAGGATGTGTGTTGATGCCCAATATTGGTTATGGCTCAGACAAAAAGACTCGCCATTATCTTCCTAATGGGTTCAAGAAATTTTTGGTGCACAATGTTACGGAGCTTGAACTACTGATGATGCACAACAG GACTTACTGTGCAGAGATTGCACACAATGTGTctacaaagaagagaaaagaaattgtAGAACGTGCTGCTCAGCTCGATGTTGTTGTTACAAACAAACTTGCCAGGTTGCGCAGCCAGGAAGATGAATGA
- the LOC122650354 gene encoding L10-interacting MYB domain-containing protein-like isoform X2, giving the protein MDNGKGIEVGMKGDAKGPKESYCWSDERIKLLIDIAIDYSRKGYKLNTSFTKDGWAHLLREYNQKCEKQIAMQQLKNRWNILKAMWVAWVSLKNSGWTWNTALGTVDPPSKEHWDAYVKKHIHGKHFRHGPLRNEQELRELFYSIAADGEGAICTYEDHPLLPSPKGVTASNSAALNMDADDSSNDDVLPVEVLNMKKKTKQKSKRSIGSSSKRSKSDDYDDVGDTLKRILALEEQRRAKMIGGKKDTTLKEAVEILNSLEGIELGSNNHVLALEVLEDPTKREMFITMHESARIPWLLRAIQRKAREDLGSPI; this is encoded by the exons A TGGATAATGGAAAGGGGATTGAAGTGGGTATGAAGGGTGATGCGAAGGGTCCGAAAGAATCATATTGCTGGTCTGATGAGAGGATAAAGTTACTAATCGATATTGCTATAGATTATTCACGCAAAGGGTACAAGCTGAATACTTCTTTCACGAAGGATGGTTGGGCCCACTTATTGAGAGAGTACAACCAAAAATGTGAGAAGCAAATAGCCATGCAACAACTTAAGAATAGATGGAATATTTTGAAAGCTATGTGGGTTGCATGGGTGTCTTTGAAAAATAGTGGTTGGACGTGGAACACGGCTTTGGGGACTGTTGATCCACCTAGTAAAGAACATTGGGATGCTTATGTAAAG AAACATATTCATGGGAAGCATTTCAGGCATGGCCCATTGCGTAATGAACAAGAACTACGGGAGTTGTTCTACTCTATTGCTGCTGATGGTGAAGGTGCAATTTGCACCTATGAAGATCACCCACTACTACCCTCACCAAAAGGGGTAACAGCTTCCAACAGTGCAGCGTTAAACATGGATGCTGATGACTCAAGTAATGATGATGTCTTGCCAGTTGAGGTGTtaaatatgaagaagaaaacGAAGCAGAAGAGCAAGAGAtctatagggtcatcatccaaGAGGTCAAAGAgtgatgattatgatgatgtGGGTGACACACTTAAGAGAATACTTGCTCTAGAAGAGCAAAGAAGAGCAAAGATGATTGGAGGAAAGAAAGATACCACACTTAAGGAGGCAGTTGAGATTCTTAACTCTTTGGAAGGGATTGAACTTGGTAGTAACAATCATGTGCTGGCTTTGGAGGTGCTAGAGGACCCAACCAAAAGAGAGATGTTTATTACGATGCATGAATCAGCTCGAATACCATGGCTCCTTAGAGCAATTCAGAGGAAAGCAAGAGAGGACCTTGGATCTCCTATTTGA